A genome region from Hevea brasiliensis isolate MT/VB/25A 57/8 chromosome 9, ASM3005281v1, whole genome shotgun sequence includes the following:
- the LOC131168848 gene encoding deSI-like protein At4g17486 isoform X2 — protein sequence MRLFPLSSSSSSSSSSDKEQGNGGSNRAILYLNVYDLTPVNNYLYWFGLGIFHSGIEVHGMEFGFGAHEYPTSGVFEVEPRSCPGFIFRRSLLLGSTNLSCSEVRSFMEHLSAKYHGDTYHLIAKNCNHFTDEVCLQLTGKPIPGWVNRLARVGSFCNCLLPESIQITAVRHLPDHPAYSDEDGLESIASSVSAESEGEDADHHLLTIPNGDVAFLKEKPVRLARELL from the exons ATGCGGTTGTTTCCCTTGAGCTCGAGCTCCAGTTCGAGTTCAAGCTCAGACAAGGAGCAGGGTAATGGAGGGAGCAATCGCGCGATATTGTATCTAAATGTCTATGATCTGACACCTGTAAATAACTACCTTTACTGGTTTGGCCTTGGGATCTTCCACTCCGGCATTGAAG TGCATGGTATGGAGTTTGGCTTTGGAGCCCACGAGTATCCTACCAGTGGGGTATTTGAGGTGGAACCAAGAAGTTGTCCAGGCTTCATCTTCCGACGCTCCCTGTTACTGGGCAGCACGAACCTGTCTTGTTCAGAAGTTCGATCATTCATGGAACATCTTTCTGCAAAATATCATGGGGACACTTACCATTTAATTGCTAAGAATTGCAACCACTTTACTGATGAAGTCTGTTTGCAGCTAACAGGAAAGCCTATTCCTGGATGGGTAAATCGTCTGGCACGAGTAG GTTCTTTCTGTAATTGTCTACTGCCAGAAAGCATTCAGATAACAGCAGTTAGACATCTTCCTGATCATCCAGCATACTCTG ATGAGGATGGGTTAGAATCTATTGCATCATCTGTTTCAGCCGAGAGTGAAGGAGAGGATGCAGATCATCATCTGTTGACTATACCCAATGGTGATGTTGCATTTTTAAAGGAAAAACCAGTAAGGCTAGCAAGGGAACTCTTGTAG
- the LOC131168848 gene encoding deSI-like protein At4g17486 isoform X1: protein MRLFPLSSSSSSSSSSDKEQGNGGSNRAILYLNVYDLTPVNNYLYWFGLGIFHSGIEVHGMEFGFGAHEYPTSGVFEVEPRSCPGFIFRRSLLLGSTNLSCSEVRSFMEHLSAKYHGDTYHLIAKNCNHFTDEVCLQLTGKPIPGWVNRLARVVSGSFCNCLLPESIQITAVRHLPDHPAYSDEDGLESIASSVSAESEGEDADHHLLTIPNGDVAFLKEKPVRLARELL, encoded by the exons ATGCGGTTGTTTCCCTTGAGCTCGAGCTCCAGTTCGAGTTCAAGCTCAGACAAGGAGCAGGGTAATGGAGGGAGCAATCGCGCGATATTGTATCTAAATGTCTATGATCTGACACCTGTAAATAACTACCTTTACTGGTTTGGCCTTGGGATCTTCCACTCCGGCATTGAAG TGCATGGTATGGAGTTTGGCTTTGGAGCCCACGAGTATCCTACCAGTGGGGTATTTGAGGTGGAACCAAGAAGTTGTCCAGGCTTCATCTTCCGACGCTCCCTGTTACTGGGCAGCACGAACCTGTCTTGTTCAGAAGTTCGATCATTCATGGAACATCTTTCTGCAAAATATCATGGGGACACTTACCATTTAATTGCTAAGAATTGCAACCACTTTACTGATGAAGTCTGTTTGCAGCTAACAGGAAAGCCTATTCCTGGATGGGTAAATCGTCTGGCACGAGTAG TTTCAGGTTCTTTCTGTAATTGTCTACTGCCAGAAAGCATTCAGATAACAGCAGTTAGACATCTTCCTGATCATCCAGCATACTCTG ATGAGGATGGGTTAGAATCTATTGCATCATCTGTTTCAGCCGAGAGTGAAGGAGAGGATGCAGATCATCATCTGTTGACTATACCCAATGGTGATGTTGCATTTTTAAAGGAAAAACCAGTAAGGCTAGCAAGGGAACTCTTGTAG